A stretch of the Thalassotalea euphylliae genome encodes the following:
- a CDS encoding D-alanine--D-alanine ligase, which yields MTTTKNIAVLYGGTSAEREVSLNSGKAIANGLVQSGYHVELIDTKSVPLSALAEKNIDCVFIALHGRGGEDGCLQGALEFMGLNYTGSGVLGSALCMDKVRTKQVLLAQGLPTAPFKVIQQAQFDMADCEAVLAELGGVAMVKPAKEGSSIGMAKVTNAKALENALIEAFGFDERVLVEAWIHGPEYTVSILGDTALPAIHMETPREFYDYEAKYQSNSTLYHCPSGLPEQDEQALQALAKHAFDAVDAQGWGRVDVMRNEQGDWQVLEVNTVPGMTETSLVPKAAQAAGIGFSELVSRIAESAGLNK from the coding sequence ATGACGACCACTAAGAATATTGCCGTGCTTTATGGCGGCACATCGGCTGAACGCGAAGTGTCACTGAACTCAGGTAAAGCAATTGCCAATGGCCTGGTGCAAAGCGGCTATCACGTTGAATTGATTGATACCAAATCTGTACCGCTCTCAGCATTAGCTGAGAAAAATATTGATTGTGTGTTTATCGCTTTGCATGGTCGTGGCGGTGAAGATGGTTGCCTGCAAGGTGCTTTAGAGTTTATGGGACTCAATTACACAGGTTCTGGTGTTTTAGGTTCGGCGCTTTGTATGGATAAAGTGCGCACCAAGCAAGTATTACTTGCTCAAGGGCTACCAACCGCGCCGTTTAAAGTAATTCAACAAGCGCAATTTGACATGGCTGATTGTGAAGCTGTGTTAGCCGAGCTAGGCGGTGTCGCTATGGTTAAGCCAGCTAAAGAAGGCTCAAGCATTGGGATGGCAAAAGTCACTAATGCTAAGGCACTGGAAAATGCATTGATTGAAGCCTTTGGTTTTGATGAGCGTGTTTTAGTTGAAGCTTGGATTCATGGGCCAGAGTATACCGTCTCGATTTTAGGTGATACCGCATTGCCAGCGATTCATATGGAGACGCCGCGAGAGTTTTATGACTACGAGGCGAAATACCAAAGTAATTCGACCTTATACCATTGCCCAAGCGGTTTACCTGAGCAAGATGAGCAAGCCTTGCAAGCCTTGGCGAAGCATGCCTTTGATGCAGTTGACGCCCAAGGGTGGGGACGCGTTGATGTGATGCGCAATGAACAAGGTGATTGGCAAGTATTGGAAGTTAATACAGTACCAGGGATGACAGAAACGTCACTGGTACCTAAAGCGGCGCAAGCAGCAGGAATTGGCTTTAGCGAATTAGTCTCGCGAATTGCTGAGAGTGCTGGCTTAAACAAATAG
- the murG gene encoding undecaprenyldiphospho-muramoylpentapeptide beta-N-acetylglucosaminyltransferase: MSSTSVANNKPKLLVMAGGTGGHIFPGIAVAKALEAEGWDIHWLGTAKRMEADIVPQHGYPISFINIAGLRNKGWKELVKLPFKLLQSLWQSIRVIRGINPDVVLGMGGYASAPGGVAAWLLGKPLVLHEQNAVAGMSNRYLSKLAKRVLCAFPKAFAPKVKADVVGNPLRKEMVELEQVVSVQPTTSKKVLVVGGSLGAKVFNDTVPAAMKQIQQQHIHVWHQTGKGNAEQVRKAYQQNELTGERAKVTEFIDNMAEAYNWADIVVCRAGALTVSELAMAGKPAIFVPLPHAVDDHQTKNAEYLVGRGAAKLIAQRDFNGTTLAQMLNSMFSSDTVVRNMSKAALDAAHADATVKVANACKGLVTHG; the protein is encoded by the coding sequence ATGTCTAGCACTTCTGTCGCGAACAACAAACCTAAATTATTAGTAATGGCGGGCGGTACTGGCGGCCATATCTTCCCTGGTATTGCCGTTGCGAAAGCGCTTGAAGCGGAAGGTTGGGACATTCACTGGCTTGGTACCGCAAAGCGAATGGAAGCCGATATTGTTCCTCAGCACGGTTACCCCATTTCCTTTATTAATATTGCGGGTCTGAGAAACAAGGGCTGGAAAGAGCTGGTTAAACTGCCGTTTAAATTATTGCAATCACTTTGGCAATCCATCCGTGTTATTCGCGGTATCAATCCTGATGTTGTGCTCGGCATGGGCGGTTACGCAAGTGCTCCAGGCGGAGTTGCCGCTTGGTTATTGGGTAAGCCTCTAGTGCTTCATGAGCAAAATGCCGTTGCGGGGATGAGTAATCGCTACCTATCAAAGCTCGCTAAGCGTGTGTTGTGTGCCTTTCCAAAAGCATTTGCGCCGAAAGTTAAAGCTGATGTTGTCGGCAACCCACTGCGCAAGGAAATGGTTGAACTTGAGCAGGTGGTGTCGGTTCAGCCAACCACCAGTAAGAAAGTACTTGTTGTCGGCGGTAGCCTAGGAGCAAAAGTGTTTAACGACACGGTTCCAGCGGCCATGAAACAAATTCAACAGCAACATATTCATGTTTGGCATCAAACCGGTAAAGGCAATGCCGAGCAAGTGCGTAAAGCGTATCAGCAAAATGAGCTGACGGGCGAGCGCGCCAAAGTGACAGAATTTATCGACAATATGGCCGAGGCCTATAACTGGGCTGATATCGTCGTGTGCCGCGCTGGTGCGTTAACCGTTTCTGAGCTTGCGATGGCAGGTAAGCCGGCGATTTTTGTGCCGCTTCCTCATGCCGTCGATGATCACCAAACCAAGAATGCTGAATATTTAGTTGGCCGCGGTGCTGCCAAGCTAATTGCACAACGAGATTTTAATGGTACCACGCTAGCGCAAATGCTCAACAGCATGTTTAGCTCAGACACTGTGGTGCGCAATATGTCAAAAGCTGCGCTTGATGCCGCGCATGCTGATGCAACAGTTAAAGTGGCTAACGCCTGTAAGGGGTTAGTCACGCATGGATAA
- the murC gene encoding UDP-N-acetylmuramate--L-alanine ligase — protein sequence MNKANTLIKVPEMRRVKQIHFVGIGGAGMGGIAEVLLNEGYQISGSDIAENAVVKRLVALGAQVHIGHQAENINGASVIVVSTAIDKTNPEITAAFEQRIPVVRRAEMLAELMRFRHGIAIAGTHGKTTTTSLIASILAEGELDPTFVIGGLLNSAGTNARLGSSRYLVAEADESDASFLHLQPMVAVVTNIDADHMETYDGDFEKLKDTYLEFLHNLPFYGIAVLCIDNPVVRELLPKVARQVITYGFSEDADIRATDFEQSAGQSRFNVVINNVTNFDVTLNLPGEHNVLNALAAIAVAHDEGVNQTAITKSLSEFEGIGRRFEQLAALSTEAGDMVLVDDYGHHPKEVEATIKAMRNGWPDKRLVMVFQPHRYSRTRDLFEDFVEVLSEVDSLFLLDVYSAGEASIPSADSKSLARAIRQRGQLEPVYVSDVEKLPSLLAMQLQENDMVITQGAGNIGAVARSLAVSPLLNLRQSTSSDKEHG from the coding sequence ATGAATAAAGCAAATACGCTGATTAAGGTGCCTGAAATGCGCCGCGTTAAGCAAATCCACTTTGTTGGGATAGGCGGCGCAGGCATGGGCGGTATCGCTGAAGTGCTATTAAATGAAGGTTATCAAATCAGCGGCTCTGATATCGCGGAAAATGCTGTCGTAAAGCGCTTGGTTGCCTTGGGAGCGCAAGTGCATATTGGCCATCAAGCAGAGAATATCAATGGTGCTAGCGTGATTGTCGTGTCTACCGCCATTGACAAAACTAACCCAGAGATCACTGCGGCGTTTGAACAGCGTATTCCTGTGGTGCGCCGCGCTGAGATGCTAGCCGAGCTAATGCGTTTCCGCCACGGTATCGCTATTGCGGGTACTCATGGCAAAACCACAACAACGAGCCTTATCGCCAGCATCTTAGCTGAGGGCGAGCTTGACCCAACGTTTGTTATTGGCGGCTTACTTAACAGCGCTGGCACCAATGCAAGACTAGGCTCAAGTCGCTACTTAGTGGCAGAAGCAGATGAGTCGGATGCTTCCTTCTTGCATTTACAACCAATGGTCGCTGTGGTCACCAATATTGACGCCGATCATATGGAAACCTATGACGGCGATTTCGAAAAACTTAAAGACACTTACTTAGAGTTTTTGCATAACCTGCCATTTTACGGCATTGCTGTGCTTTGCATTGATAACCCTGTAGTGCGCGAATTATTGCCAAAAGTTGCGCGTCAAGTGATCACTTATGGCTTTAGCGAAGATGCCGATATTCGTGCAACAGATTTTGAACAATCTGCCGGTCAAAGCCGCTTTAATGTGGTTATTAATAACGTAACCAATTTCGATGTTACGCTGAATCTGCCGGGTGAGCACAATGTGCTAAATGCCTTGGCAGCGATTGCCGTTGCTCATGATGAAGGCGTTAATCAAACCGCAATTACTAAGTCGTTAAGTGAATTTGAAGGTATAGGGCGTCGATTCGAGCAACTTGCTGCTCTCAGCACTGAAGCAGGCGATATGGTGCTAGTAGATGATTACGGTCACCACCCTAAAGAAGTGGAAGCGACCATTAAAGCCATGCGCAATGGCTGGCCAGACAAACGTTTAGTCATGGTGTTTCAACCGCATCGCTACTCGCGCACCCGTGATTTATTTGAAGATTTTGTTGAAGTGTTGTCAGAAGTCGACAGCCTATTCCTACTTGATGTTTACAGTGCTGGCGAAGCCAGTATTCCAAGCGCAGATAGCAAATCATTGGCGCGTGCCATTCGTCAACGTGGCCAATTAGAGCCAGTTTATGTTTCTGATGTTGAAAAGCTGCCATCGCTATTAGCCATGCAACTACAAGAAAATGACATGGTGATCACGCAAGGGGCCGGCAATATTGGCGCAGTGGCTCGTTCACTAGCGGTTAGCCCATTACTCAACCTTAGGCAAAGTACTTCATCTGACAAGGAGCATGGCTAA